In Streptomyces dangxiongensis, one DNA window encodes the following:
- a CDS encoding alkaline phosphatase PhoX, translating to MSATRRQVLAGASALGAGIAFTGALSELFAGTAAAHDLGRTGYGPLVPDPHGLLDLPKGFRYTVLSREGDRLRSGEGPVPSHHDGMAAFAGRGGRTHLVRNHENRVTAEFPVPVVSGLTYDPAGKGGCTALTLDRGRRVLSERVAIAGTAVNCAGGHTPWDTWLTCEETEDRAGTNGYTKDHGFVFEVHPTDPHRTGAVPLPAMGRFQHEAIAVDPRHGVVYETEDAFEKPFGLFYRFLPDKPLGGVGSLRAGGRLQAMRVPGVRDLSTIQEAGARFDGIEWVDVPDPLAATTPTRFQDYGAGGITHAQKLEGCYWGAGRVYFVSSFARSADGSAADHYGQIWRYEPASRRLTLVVVFGPDTDVQLPGESPDNICLAPGGGLMVCEDGNGAQHVLGVNRTGEVYALARGRQNIGTEQAPEWGEFAGVTFAPDRRTMFVNCYTPGTTFAVTGPWHR from the coding sequence ATGTCTGCAACACGCCGTCAGGTCCTGGCCGGAGCGAGCGCGCTGGGAGCGGGCATCGCCTTCACCGGGGCCCTGTCCGAGCTTTTCGCGGGCACCGCCGCCGCGCACGACCTGGGCCGCACCGGCTACGGCCCCCTCGTCCCCGACCCGCACGGCCTGCTCGACCTGCCGAAAGGTTTCCGCTACACGGTGCTCTCCCGTGAGGGCGACCGGCTGCGCTCCGGGGAGGGGCCCGTCCCCTCCCACCACGACGGCATGGCCGCCTTCGCCGGCCGAGGGGGCCGCACGCATCTCGTCCGCAACCACGAGAACCGTGTCACCGCCGAGTTCCCGGTCCCGGTCGTCAGCGGCCTCACCTACGACCCGGCGGGCAAGGGCGGCTGTACGGCCCTCACGCTCGACAGGGGCCGGCGCGTACTGTCCGAACGGGTCGCCATCGCGGGCACGGCCGTCAACTGCGCAGGCGGGCACACCCCTTGGGACACCTGGCTGACCTGCGAGGAGACCGAGGACAGGGCGGGCACCAACGGCTACACCAAGGACCACGGCTTCGTCTTCGAGGTCCACCCCACCGACCCGCACCGCACCGGCGCCGTCCCCCTGCCCGCGATGGGCCGCTTCCAGCACGAGGCGATCGCGGTCGACCCGCGCCACGGCGTCGTCTACGAGACGGAGGACGCCTTCGAGAAGCCGTTCGGCCTCTTCTACCGCTTCCTGCCGGACAAGCCGCTGGGCGGCGTCGGTTCGCTGCGCGCGGGCGGCCGGCTCCAGGCGATGCGGGTGCCCGGTGTCCGGGACCTGTCCACGATCCAGGAGGCCGGCGCGCGCTTCGACGGCATCGAGTGGGTGGACGTACCCGACCCGCTGGCCGCCACCACCCCCACCCGGTTCCAGGACTACGGCGCCGGGGGCATCACGCACGCGCAGAAGCTGGAGGGCTGCTACTGGGGCGCCGGCCGCGTGTACTTCGTGTCCTCCTTCGCCCGCAGCGCGGACGGCTCGGCGGCCGACCACTACGGCCAGATCTGGCGCTACGAACCGGCGAGCCGCCGGCTGACCCTGGTCGTCGTGTTCGGCCCGGACACCGACGTGCAGCTCCCCGGTGAGTCCCCGGACAACATCTGCCTCGCTCCCGGCGGCGGCCTGATGGTGTGCGAGGACGGCAACGGGGCGCAGCACGTCCTCGGTGTGAACCGCACGGGCGAGGTCTACGCGCTGGCCCGGGGCCGGCAGAACATCGGGACGGAACAGGCGCCCGAATGGGGCGAGTTCGCCGGGGTCACCTTCGCCCCGGACAGGAGGACGATGTTCGTCAACTGCTACACCCCCGGCACCACGTTCGCGGTGACCGGCCCGTGGCACCGGTAG
- a CDS encoding collagenase has product MRYRFALPGRRAGRRAGRPAVRPAAAAAVCVTLAGLLSTPALAAPPARPGTAAAARAHLPVPSPAAATTLPTERPAVQARRLSPARLRPQQPLFTRPAARRAQVASCTPADFGSRTGAALVSYVKAATADCVNTLFPVAGKTAYDVFRQSQMLTVANAFTRTAGRYRGDNSGSLLQLVLFLRAGYYAQFNHPGDVGTYSPRLTTAVTAGMDAFFARSHSRDVSAANGDILGETVILTDSADQQGRYLSVYRRLLTAYDSTYDPVDSMIRAVNDVYTPLWRGNWNPEYVRAVEADPRITDTLYDFALAHTDRLGTGLAFLDSNAGMNLARYTEHPELRPTVRPLVKDLLDRTAITGPTAGLWVAVAAQADAYDNADCGYYDVCGLPDKLARAVLPVTRRCDANVTVHAQALTEADLDAVCAGVLHQDAYFRGIVRADGAIPGQYASTVRLVVFASRADYQTYAGPMYGISTDNGGMTLGGDPSDPANQAMSIMYQKDRDDGFTARIWNLNHEYTHFLDARDDMAGDFGRQISVPDVWWIEGLAEYVSYGYRGLAYDQAAQEAGRHTYRLSTLFGSTYDNSDVTRTYPWGYLAVRYMLERHPDDVQRMLARFRAGDYTGGYAVYHDGIGTRYDADFDQWLTACAAGTCARPAAA; this is encoded by the coding sequence ATGCGCTATCGATTCGCGCTGCCCGGACGCAGGGCCGGACGCAGAGCCGGCCGCCCGGCCGTGCGGCCGGCCGCCGCGGCCGCCGTCTGTGTGACCCTGGCCGGCCTGCTGTCCACCCCGGCGCTCGCGGCACCCCCGGCCCGCCCCGGCACGGCCGCCGCTGCCCGCGCGCACCTCCCCGTGCCGTCGCCCGCCGCCGCGACCACCCTCCCCACCGAGCGTCCCGCGGTCCAGGCCCGGCGCCTCAGTCCCGCCCGACTCCGGCCCCAGCAGCCCCTGTTCACCCGTCCGGCCGCGCGCAGGGCGCAGGTGGCCTCCTGCACCCCGGCCGACTTCGGCAGCCGTACCGGCGCCGCGCTCGTGTCGTACGTGAAGGCCGCGACCGCGGACTGCGTCAACACCCTCTTCCCGGTCGCGGGCAAGACCGCGTACGACGTCTTCCGCCAGTCCCAGATGCTGACCGTCGCGAACGCGTTCACGCGCACCGCCGGGCGGTACCGCGGCGACAACTCCGGCAGCCTGCTCCAGTTGGTCCTCTTCCTGCGCGCCGGCTACTACGCGCAGTTCAACCACCCGGGAGACGTGGGCACCTACTCCCCGCGGCTGACCACGGCCGTCACCGCCGGCATGGACGCCTTCTTCGCCCGCTCCCACTCCCGTGACGTCTCCGCGGCCAACGGTGACATCCTCGGCGAGACCGTCATCCTCACCGACAGCGCCGACCAGCAGGGCCGCTATCTCTCCGTCTACCGGCGGCTGCTGACCGCCTACGACAGCACGTACGACCCGGTCGACAGCATGATCAGGGCCGTCAACGACGTCTACACGCCACTGTGGCGCGGCAACTGGAACCCGGAGTACGTACGGGCGGTCGAGGCCGACCCGCGGATCACCGACACCCTGTACGACTTCGCCCTGGCCCACACCGACCGGCTCGGCACCGGCCTGGCCTTCCTGGACTCCAACGCCGGCATGAACCTGGCCCGTTACACCGAACACCCCGAACTACGCCCCACCGTACGGCCGTTGGTGAAGGACCTGCTGGACCGGACCGCTATCACCGGCCCGACGGCCGGGCTGTGGGTGGCGGTGGCCGCGCAGGCCGACGCCTACGACAACGCCGACTGCGGCTACTACGACGTGTGCGGCCTGCCGGACAAGCTCGCCCGGGCCGTCCTGCCCGTCACCCGCCGCTGCGACGCGAACGTCACCGTCCACGCCCAGGCGCTCACCGAGGCCGACCTCGACGCGGTCTGCGCCGGAGTGCTGCACCAGGACGCCTACTTCCGCGGCATCGTGCGGGCCGACGGCGCGATACCCGGCCAGTACGCCTCCACGGTCCGGCTCGTCGTCTTCGCCAGCCGCGCCGACTACCAGACGTACGCCGGTCCCATGTACGGCATCAGCACCGACAACGGCGGCATGACGCTGGGCGGCGATCCGTCGGATCCGGCGAACCAAGCGATGTCGATCATGTACCAGAAGGACCGGGACGACGGCTTCACGGCCCGGATCTGGAACCTCAACCACGAGTACACGCACTTCCTGGACGCCCGCGACGACATGGCGGGCGACTTCGGCCGGCAGATATCGGTGCCGGACGTGTGGTGGATCGAGGGCCTCGCCGAGTACGTCTCCTACGGTTACCGGGGCCTGGCCTACGACCAGGCGGCCCAGGAGGCCGGCAGGCACACGTACCGGCTGAGCACCCTGTTCGGCAGCACCTACGACAACAGCGACGTCACCCGCACCTACCCATGGGGCTACCTCGCGGTGCGCTACATGCTCGAGAGGCACCCCGACGACGTCCAGCGCATGCTCGCCCGCTTCCGCGCGGGTGACTACACCGGCGGATACGCCGTCTACCACGACGGCATCGGCACCCGCTACGACGCCGACTTCGACCAGTGGCTCACCGCGTGCGCCGCGGGCACCTGCGCCAGGCCGGCCGCGGCCTGA
- a CDS encoding glyceraldehyde-3-phosphate dehydrogenase, with product MTVNDDSFTNWKIREEIAESMIPLIGKLHRERDVTVLLHSRSLVNKSVVSILKTHRFARQIAGAELSVTETMPFLEALTALDLGPSQIDLGMLATLYQADERGLSVAEFTAEAVAGATGDDRVERREPRDVVLYGFGRIGRLVARLLIEKSGSGNGLRLRAIVVRGGGRAAGDLVKRASLLRRDSIHGQFQGTITLDEDNSTIVANGNEIKVIYADDPSHVDYTEYGIRNAILIDNTGKWRDREGLSQHLRPGIEKVVLTAPGKGDVPNIVHGVNHDTIKPDEQILSCASCTTNAIVPPLKAMDDEYGVLRGHVETVHSFTNDQNLLDNYHKSERRGRSAPLNMVITETGAASAVAKALPDLKAKISGSSIRVPVPDVSIAILNLRLAREASREEVHEYLREVSLTSPLKRQIDFITAPDAVSSDFIGSRHASIVDAGALKVDGDNAILYLWYDNEFGYSCQVVRVVQHVSGVEYPTYPATAV from the coding sequence GTGACTGTCAACGACGACTCGTTCACCAACTGGAAGATCCGCGAGGAGATCGCGGAGTCGATGATCCCGCTCATCGGGAAGCTGCACCGCGAGCGGGACGTGACCGTCCTGCTGCACAGCCGCTCCCTGGTGAACAAGTCGGTGGTCAGCATCCTCAAGACGCACCGCTTCGCCCGCCAGATCGCCGGTGCGGAGCTGTCGGTCACCGAGACGATGCCGTTCCTGGAGGCGCTGACCGCCCTCGACCTCGGGCCGTCCCAGATCGACCTCGGCATGCTGGCCACCCTGTACCAGGCCGACGAGCGCGGCCTGAGCGTGGCGGAGTTCACCGCGGAGGCCGTCGCCGGTGCCACCGGCGACGACCGGGTCGAGCGGCGCGAGCCGCGCGACGTCGTCCTGTACGGCTTCGGCCGCATCGGCCGGCTCGTCGCCCGCCTGCTCATCGAGAAGTCGGGTTCCGGCAACGGCCTGCGACTGCGCGCCATCGTCGTGCGCGGCGGCGGCCGGGCCGCCGGGGACCTCGTCAAGCGCGCCTCGCTGCTGCGCCGCGACTCCATCCACGGCCAGTTCCAGGGCACGATCACGTTGGACGAGGACAACAGCACGATCGTCGCCAACGGCAACGAGATCAAGGTGATCTACGCCGACGACCCGTCGCACGTGGACTACACCGAGTACGGCATCCGCAACGCCATCCTCATCGACAACACCGGCAAGTGGCGTGACCGCGAGGGCCTGTCCCAGCACCTGCGCCCCGGCATCGAGAAGGTCGTGCTGACCGCGCCGGGCAAGGGCGACGTCCCGAACATCGTGCACGGCGTCAACCACGACACCATCAAGCCCGACGAGCAGATCCTGTCCTGCGCCTCCTGCACCACCAACGCGATCGTGCCGCCACTGAAGGCGATGGACGACGAGTACGGCGTGCTGCGCGGACACGTGGAGACCGTCCACTCGTTCACCAACGACCAGAACCTGCTGGACAATTACCACAAGTCCGAGCGCCGTGGCCGCTCCGCGCCGCTCAACATGGTGATCACCGAGACGGGTGCCGCCTCCGCCGTCGCCAAGGCGCTGCCCGATCTGAAGGCGAAGATCAGCGGCAGCTCGATCCGCGTTCCGGTGCCGGACGTCTCCATCGCGATCCTCAACCTCCGGCTGGCCCGCGAGGCCAGCCGCGAGGAGGTCCACGAATACCTGCGCGAGGTGTCGCTGACCTCACCGCTGAAGCGTCAGATCGACTTCATCACGGCACCCGACGCGGTCTCCAGCGACTTCATCGGCTCGCGCCACGCCTCGATCGTGGACGCCGGCGCCCTCAAGGTCGACGGCGACAACGCGATCCTCTACCTCTGGTACGACAACGAGTTCGGCTATTCCTGCCAGGTCGTCCGCGTCGTCCAGCACGTGTCGGGCGTGGAGTACCCGACGTACCCGGCCACGGCGGTCTGA
- a CDS encoding alpha/beta fold hydrolase gives MRLHTHEWGTGDRIAVLVHGIMSDHRTWHRVAPALADKGYRVIAVDLRGHGASGRGEYSPEYWADDLVETLPAGAELAIGHSLGAMVLAGAVERLAPARAVYCDPAWEVREKLVAASAYFAAFRTASRSMIRNFNPRWDEADVDVELATLAAWDPATAAVLPGIYAVGRTPARPVVPSLVVLAGAGELHRAGLDAELKRRGFEVRTVEGAGHTLYRDDFEGFMGALDGWI, from the coding sequence ATGAGGCTGCACACGCACGAGTGGGGGACCGGCGACCGGATCGCCGTGCTGGTGCACGGGATCATGTCCGACCACCGCACCTGGCACCGGGTCGCACCAGCCCTGGCGGACAAGGGATACCGCGTCATCGCCGTGGACCTGCGCGGGCACGGCGCGAGCGGCCGGGGCGAGTACAGCCCCGAGTACTGGGCGGACGACCTCGTGGAGACCCTGCCCGCGGGGGCGGAGCTGGCGATCGGCCACTCTCTCGGGGCCATGGTGCTGGCCGGCGCGGTCGAACGGCTGGCGCCCGCCCGGGCCGTCTACTGCGACCCCGCCTGGGAGGTGCGCGAGAAACTGGTCGCGGCCTCCGCCTACTTCGCGGCGTTCAGGACCGCCAGCCGTTCCATGATCAGGAACTTCAATCCGCGCTGGGACGAGGCGGACGTGGACGTCGAGCTGGCCACGCTGGCCGCCTGGGACCCGGCGACGGCCGCCGTCCTGCCCGGCATCTACGCGGTCGGCCGGACACCGGCCCGCCCGGTGGTGCCCTCCCTGGTGGTGCTGGCCGGCGCCGGTGAACTCCACCGCGCCGGCCTGGACGCGGAGTTGAAGCGGCGGGGCTTCGAGGTCCGCACCGTGGAAGGGGCCGGGCACACCCTGTACCGGGACGATTTCGAGGGTTTCATGGGGGCGCTCGACGGCTGGATCTGA
- a CDS encoding PP2C family protein-serine/threonine phosphatase: protein MSRKRSTDEGDELLARLGSLTAQARRRAEFQRTQVELAIALQRGMLPRDLPAAPGLHLAVRYAPANIGLNVGGDWYDAFCLPDGRIGLSIGDVQGHNIEAAAFMGQVRAGLRALASVTGEPGELLACTNDLLLSLGGDLFATCTFMRLDPATGVLESARAGHIPFVWATADGKSGVVDDEGGPPLGIERDVAYPVTRHRLTTGGVFVLVTDGVVEGPSLDMEDGLDQVVRLAGIAAVAGLEARALAAAVIKGAESVGHEDDAAVLVVGLDGPSTAPRRGRAEPAVTG, encoded by the coding sequence ATGTCCCGCAAACGCTCCACGGACGAAGGCGACGAGCTGCTGGCCAGACTCGGTTCGCTCACCGCCCAGGCGCGTCGGCGCGCGGAGTTCCAGCGCACCCAGGTCGAGCTGGCCATCGCCCTCCAGCGCGGCATGCTGCCCCGGGACCTGCCCGCCGCACCCGGTCTCCACCTGGCGGTGCGGTACGCGCCGGCCAACATCGGTCTCAACGTGGGCGGCGACTGGTACGACGCCTTCTGCCTGCCCGACGGCCGGATCGGCCTGTCGATCGGTGACGTGCAGGGACACAACATCGAGGCCGCCGCCTTCATGGGCCAGGTCAGGGCCGGACTGCGGGCACTCGCCTCCGTCACCGGCGAGCCGGGCGAGCTCCTGGCCTGCACCAACGACCTGCTGCTCTCCCTGGGCGGCGACCTGTTCGCCACCTGTACGTTCATGCGGCTCGACCCGGCCACCGGAGTGCTGGAGAGCGCCCGGGCGGGGCACATCCCCTTCGTCTGGGCCACGGCCGACGGCAAGTCCGGCGTCGTCGACGACGAAGGCGGCCCGCCCCTCGGCATCGAGCGGGACGTCGCGTACCCGGTGACCCGGCACCGGCTCACCACCGGCGGGGTGTTCGTGCTGGTCACCGACGGTGTCGTGGAAGGGCCGTCGCTGGACATGGAGGACGGCCTCGACCAGGTGGTCCGGCTCGCGGGCATCGCCGCCGTCGCCGGCCTGGAGGCCCGCGCGCTCGCCGCGGCCGTGATCAAGGGCGCCGAGAGCGTCGGCCACGAGGACGACGCCGCCGTCCTCGTCGTCGGTCTGGACGGCCCGAGCACCGCCCCGCGACGGGGGCGGGCCGAGCCTGCCGTGACGGGGTGA
- a CDS encoding MASE1 domain-containing protein: MAGVVGTEEPRRAGVRAVQILAVAACYYAAAQLGLLRELTVGGAVVTPIWPPTGVAVTALLVLGLGCWPGVTLGAFFAVLSLTTPGPEVLGVLVGNTAAPVCAALLLRRARFRTDLSRLRDGLALVFLGALTAMLISATIGVGLLVLSGSLAGHSFWIVWLAWWVGDAMGVLIVTPLLLLLVHGVRRPLPLGRWKEAAALVLAACAVVPLSAYSSISLLFLVYPLIIWAALRFQLMGSVPCALLTSVVATVAATDEVGAFAGLNRVEIMVKLQAFNGAMALTALLLSAVIIEQHNTRRSVERACQELVEVLEHLTAGEAPPPRPHSGTDGDRGRQPEAP; the protein is encoded by the coding sequence ATGGCTGGTGTGGTGGGTACCGAGGAGCCGCGCCGGGCGGGCGTCCGAGCCGTCCAGATACTGGCTGTCGCCGCCTGCTACTACGCGGCGGCCCAGCTCGGCCTGCTGCGCGAGCTGACGGTCGGGGGAGCCGTCGTCACCCCCATCTGGCCGCCGACCGGCGTCGCCGTCACGGCCCTGCTGGTCCTCGGACTGGGCTGCTGGCCCGGCGTCACACTCGGCGCCTTCTTCGCGGTCCTGTCCCTCACCACGCCCGGCCCCGAGGTGCTCGGCGTCCTCGTCGGCAACACCGCCGCGCCCGTATGCGCGGCGCTCCTGCTGCGCCGGGCCCGCTTCCGCACCGACCTCAGCCGGTTGCGCGACGGACTGGCGCTCGTGTTCCTCGGCGCGCTGACCGCCATGCTGATCAGCGCGACCATCGGCGTCGGCCTCCTCGTGCTGTCGGGCAGCCTGGCCGGCCACAGCTTCTGGATCGTCTGGCTCGCGTGGTGGGTGGGCGACGCGATGGGCGTCCTGATCGTCACCCCGCTCCTGCTGCTGTTGGTGCACGGCGTGCGCCGGCCGCTGCCGCTGGGCAGGTGGAAGGAGGCGGCCGCGCTGGTCCTCGCCGCCTGCGCCGTCGTACCGCTGTCGGCCTACAGCTCGATCAGTCTGCTCTTCCTCGTCTACCCGCTCATCATCTGGGCGGCCCTGCGGTTCCAGCTAATGGGCAGCGTCCCGTGCGCGCTGCTGACCTCCGTGGTGGCCACCGTCGCCGCGACCGACGAGGTGGGGGCCTTCGCGGGGCTGAACCGGGTGGAGATCATGGTCAAACTCCAGGCGTTCAACGGTGCCATGGCCCTCACCGCGCTGCTGCTGTCAGCGGTGATCATCGAGCAGCACAACACCCGGCGTTCGGTCGAGCGGGCCTGCCAGGAACTGGTCGAGGTACTCGAACACCTCACCGCGGGCGAGGCCCCGCCACCGAGGCCGCACAGCGGTACCGACGGCGACCGGGGACGGCAGCCCGAGGCGCCGTGA
- the selA gene encoding L-seryl-tRNA(Sec) selenium transferase, with amino-acid sequence MRRRVPRTDALLREPRLAAAVERLGAGLVKTAVREAQQRAREGSVPVELVPETALALLPGSAGGLRPVINATGVLLHTNLGRAPLSAAARQAVAEAAGPTDVELDLTTGVRARRGRSALAALREGVPAAGAAHVVNNGAAALVLAATALAAGREIIVSRGEMVEIGDGFRLPDLLVSTGARLREVGTTNRTAPADYAAAVGPDTGFVLKVHPSNFRITGFTRSAEVVDLAGLGVPVVVDIGSGLLAPHPALPAEPDADTQLRAGAALVTASGDKLLGGPQCGLLLGREDLVAALARHPLARALRVDKLTLAALEATLTGPPTPTALALTADPDLLAARAARLAADLSAAGVDAEPVDSAATVGGGGGPGVTLPSAALSLPEPYAPVLRNGRVPVVGRLEAGRCLLDLRAVPPEDDERLAQAVREARAAVEGRT; translated from the coding sequence GTGCGGCGTCGTGTTCCCCGTACCGACGCCCTCCTGCGGGAGCCCCGGCTGGCGGCGGCCGTGGAGCGGCTCGGCGCCGGGCTGGTGAAGACCGCTGTCCGGGAGGCACAGCAGCGGGCCCGGGAGGGGAGCGTGCCGGTGGAGCTGGTGCCGGAGACGGCCCTGGCCCTGCTGCCGGGGAGCGCGGGCGGCCTGCGGCCGGTGATCAACGCCACCGGGGTGCTGCTCCACACCAACCTGGGGCGCGCCCCGCTCTCCGCCGCTGCCCGGCAGGCGGTCGCGGAGGCCGCCGGACCCACGGACGTCGAACTCGACCTGACCACGGGGGTGCGGGCCCGCCGGGGGCGCTCGGCGCTCGCCGCGCTGCGGGAGGGCGTGCCGGCCGCCGGCGCCGCGCACGTCGTCAACAACGGCGCCGCCGCTCTCGTGCTGGCCGCCACCGCCCTCGCGGCCGGCAGGGAGATCATCGTCAGCCGGGGCGAGATGGTGGAGATCGGCGACGGGTTCCGCCTGCCCGACCTGCTGGTCTCGACCGGGGCCCGGCTCCGTGAGGTGGGTACGACCAACCGCACGGCCCCCGCCGACTACGCCGCCGCCGTCGGCCCCGACACGGGCTTCGTGCTCAAGGTGCACCCGTCCAACTTCCGTATCACCGGGTTCACCCGGTCCGCCGAGGTCGTCGACCTCGCGGGCCTCGGTGTCCCGGTCGTCGTCGACATCGGCTCCGGCCTGCTCGCCCCGCACCCGGCGCTGCCCGCGGAACCCGACGCCGACACCCAGTTGCGCGCGGGCGCCGCCCTCGTCACCGCCAGCGGCGACAAACTGCTCGGCGGCCCGCAGTGCGGGCTCCTGCTGGGCCGGGAGGACCTCGTCGCCGCCCTGGCCCGGCATCCGCTGGCCCGCGCGCTCCGTGTCGACAAACTGACCCTCGCCGCCCTGGAGGCCACGCTCACCGGCCCGCCCACCCCGACCGCCCTCGCCCTCACCGCCGACCCGGACCTCCTCGCGGCCCGCGCCGCCCGCCTCGCCGCGGACCTGTCCGCCGCCGGGGTCGACGCGGAACCCGTCGACAGCGCCGCCACGGTCGGCGGCGGAGGCGGCCCCGGCGTCACCCTGCCCAGCGCGGCACTGTCCCTGCCCGAGCCGTACGCCCCCGTGCTGCGCAACGGCCGTGTCCCGGTCGTCGGGCGCCTGGAGGCGGGACGCTGCCTGCTGGATCTGCGGGCGGTGCCGCCGGAGGACGACGAGCGGCTGGCACAGGCCGTACGGGAGGCCCGGGCCGCCGTGGAAGGACGGACGTGA
- the selD gene encoding selenide, water dikinase SelD: MTPTPTHQAPVRLTQFAHGGGCACKIPPGELEDIVAGLTGAPAADGDTPLLVGLATGDDAAVVGHRGTALVCTADFFTPVVDDPYDWGRIAAANALSDVYAMGGRPVVAVNLLAWPRDRLPFDLAREVLRGGLDIATEAGCHVGGGHSVDDPEPKYGMAVTGVADPGRLLRNDAGRPGVPLSLTKPLGLGVLNNRHKATGERFEQAVATMTALNREASEAALAAGAVCATDVTGFGLLGHLHKLARASGVTAVVDTAAVPYLDGAREAVRDGYVSGGTRRNLEWVAPHTDFGDIDEDTRLLLADAQTSGGLLVAGEVPGAPVVGELVPLGSRSIVLR, from the coding sequence ATGACACCGACACCGACGCACCAGGCACCCGTACGGCTCACCCAGTTCGCCCACGGCGGCGGCTGCGCCTGCAAGATCCCGCCCGGCGAACTGGAGGACATCGTCGCCGGACTCACCGGGGCACCGGCGGCCGACGGCGACACCCCGCTGCTCGTCGGGCTGGCCACCGGCGACGACGCGGCCGTGGTCGGTCACCGGGGAACCGCCCTGGTGTGCACGGCCGACTTCTTCACCCCGGTCGTGGACGACCCCTACGACTGGGGCCGCATCGCGGCAGCCAACGCCCTGTCCGACGTGTACGCGATGGGCGGCCGGCCCGTCGTCGCCGTCAACCTGCTGGCCTGGCCGCGCGACCGGCTGCCCTTCGACCTCGCCCGTGAGGTGCTGCGCGGCGGCCTCGACATCGCCACCGAGGCCGGCTGCCACGTCGGCGGCGGGCACAGTGTGGACGACCCCGAGCCGAAGTACGGCATGGCCGTCACCGGCGTCGCCGACCCGGGGCGGCTGCTGCGCAACGACGCCGGCCGCCCGGGGGTGCCGCTGTCGCTGACCAAGCCGCTCGGCCTCGGCGTGCTGAACAACCGGCACAAGGCCACCGGCGAGCGGTTCGAGCAGGCCGTCGCCACGATGACGGCGCTCAACCGGGAGGCCTCCGAGGCCGCCCTGGCCGCCGGGGCCGTCTGCGCCACCGACGTCACCGGCTTCGGCCTCCTCGGCCATCTGCACAAGCTGGCCCGGGCCTCCGGGGTCACCGCCGTGGTCGACACCGCGGCCGTCCCGTACCTGGACGGCGCCCGGGAGGCCGTACGGGACGGGTACGTCAGCGGCGGTACCCGGCGCAACCTGGAGTGGGTCGCGCCGCACACCGACTTCGGGGACATCGACGAGGACACCCGGCTGCTGCTCGCGGACGCGCAGACCTCCGGCGGGCTGCTCGTCGCCGGGGAGGTGCCCGGGGCGCCGGTGGTGGGGGAGCTGGTACCGCTCGGGAGCCGTTCGATCGTGCTCAGGTGA